Proteins from a genomic interval of Rhodococcus rhodochrous:
- a CDS encoding diacylglycerol/lipid kinase family protein, whose product MRALLIVNPNATTTTPAGRDRLAHALRGRLALTVAHTTHRGHAAELARSAHADGMDVVVAHGGDGTVNEIVNGLLGPSPDRSADPSLPRLAVVPGGSANVFARSLGLSADPLEATGQVLESLQEGRTSRIGLGHCDGRWFTFNAGLGLDAQVCEAIDLSRAEGKKVTTTRYVWHAVARFFASKRAEPTLTLEMPGSEPVSGVHYAFVSNSSPWTYLESRPVHTNPGTSFDTGLGVFAMTTTRVFPSLRVVRQLLAARGEPASPHLVRADDVAHVRARASRPIGLQVDGDYLGLRTEVEFVAVPSILDVVAPR is encoded by the coding sequence GTGCGCGCCCTGCTGATCGTGAATCCGAATGCGACGACGACCACCCCGGCCGGTCGCGACCGTCTCGCTCACGCCCTGAGAGGCCGGCTCGCACTGACCGTCGCACACACCACCCACCGCGGGCACGCCGCAGAACTCGCGCGTTCGGCGCACGCCGACGGGATGGACGTCGTCGTCGCGCACGGGGGCGACGGCACCGTCAACGAGATCGTCAACGGTCTGCTCGGCCCCTCCCCCGACCGATCCGCCGATCCGTCACTTCCGCGACTCGCGGTGGTGCCCGGCGGCTCGGCGAACGTGTTCGCGCGGTCCCTGGGGTTGTCCGCCGATCCGCTCGAGGCCACCGGGCAGGTGCTCGAGTCGTTGCAGGAGGGCAGGACCAGCCGGATCGGCCTCGGCCACTGCGACGGACGGTGGTTCACCTTCAACGCGGGCCTCGGCCTCGACGCCCAGGTGTGCGAGGCCATCGACCTGAGCCGCGCCGAGGGCAAGAAAGTGACGACGACGCGCTATGTGTGGCATGCGGTGGCCCGGTTCTTCGCGTCGAAGCGGGCCGAGCCGACGCTCACGCTCGAGATGCCCGGATCCGAACCTGTGTCGGGGGTGCACTACGCGTTCGTGTCGAACTCGAGTCCCTGGACCTATCTCGAGTCCCGGCCGGTGCACACGAATCCCGGCACATCGTTCGACACCGGGTTGGGTGTGTTTGCCATGACGACGACCCGGGTATTTCCGAGCCTGCGGGTGGTGAGGCAACTCCTGGCCGCCCGTGGCGAGCCGGCGTCGCCGCATCTGGTGCGTGCGGACGATGTCGCGCACGTGCGCGCCCGGGCCTCGCGCCCGATCGGACTTCAGGTCGACGGCGACTATCTCGGACTCCGCACCGAGGTCGAGTTCGTGGCCGTACCGTCGATCCTCGATGTCGTCGCGCCCCGCTGA
- a CDS encoding ParA family protein: protein MATVLAVANQKGGVAKTTTVASLGAALSALGRRVLVVDLDPQGCLTFSLGHNPDKLEQSVHDVLVGGVETKDVLLDTAEGMSLLPATIDLAGAEAMLLMKPGREYTLERALASVEDDYDVVVIDCPPSLGVLTLNGLTAARSVLVPLQCETLAHRGVGQLLRTVDEVRQITNPDLELLGALPTLYDSRTTHSRDVLADVSDRYDLPVLAPPVPRTVRFAEASASGATVLAGRKNKGAEAYRALSENLLRYWSGEAELETFETAVAD, encoded by the coding sequence GTGGCAACGGTACTTGCAGTGGCAAATCAGAAGGGTGGCGTCGCCAAGACGACCACCGTCGCGTCGTTGGGGGCCGCGCTGTCGGCGCTGGGCCGGCGGGTGCTCGTCGTCGATCTCGACCCCCAGGGGTGCCTGACCTTCTCCCTCGGGCACAACCCCGACAAGCTCGAACAATCCGTGCACGACGTGCTCGTGGGCGGTGTCGAGACGAAGGACGTCCTGCTCGACACCGCGGAGGGGATGTCGCTGCTGCCGGCGACCATCGACCTCGCGGGTGCGGAGGCGATGCTGCTCATGAAGCCGGGACGCGAATACACCCTCGAGCGGGCCCTGGCGTCGGTCGAGGACGACTACGACGTCGTCGTGATCGACTGCCCGCCCTCCCTCGGCGTTCTCACGCTCAACGGTCTCACCGCGGCGCGGTCGGTGCTCGTTCCACTGCAGTGCGAGACGCTCGCACACCGTGGAGTGGGGCAGTTGTTGCGCACCGTCGACGAGGTCAGGCAGATCACCAATCCGGATCTCGAGCTGCTCGGCGCGCTGCCGACCCTGTACGACTCGCGGACCACGCACAGTCGCGACGTGCTCGCCGATGTCTCCGACCGGTACGACCTGCCGGTGCTGGCCCCGCCCGTACCCCGCACGGTCCGCTTCGCGGAGGCTTCCGCCTCGGGCGCGACGGTGCTGGCGGGACGCAAGAACAAGGGCGCCGAGGCGTACCGGGCGCTCTCCGAGAACCTGCTGCGCTACTGGTCGGGGGAGGCGGAACTCGAGACCTTCGAAACCGCCGTCGCGGACTGA
- the moeZ gene encoding adenylyltransferase/sulfurtransferase MoeZ, producing the protein MDGDAGRIATGEPVTATTPSTRRSLPPLVEPGPELGREEVARYSRHLIIPNVGVTGQRRLKNARVLCIGAGGLGSPALLYLAAAGVGTIGIVEFDDVETSNLQRQVIHGRSDVGRPKGESARDSILAINDGVTVRLYETRLESSNAVQLFEQYDLILDGTDNFATRYLVNDAAVLAGRPYVWGSIFRFEGQVSVFWEDAPDGRGLNYRDLYPEAPPPGMVPSCAEGGVLGVLPGTIGTVMATEAIKLITGIGEPLLGRLMIYDALAMSFRTVTLRRDPGRVPVTELVDYEAFCGIVPDAAASARSAVTPTELRRMLDEGRDLALIDVREPVEWEIVRIDGARLVPKDRILSGEALADLPQNTPIVLYCKTGIRSAEALEVLARAGFSDATHLHGGVIAWAQQVDTSLPVY; encoded by the coding sequence ATGGACGGTGACGCAGGACGCATCGCGACAGGAGAACCCGTGACCGCAACGACACCGTCGACGCGCCGATCCCTTCCGCCGCTGGTGGAACCCGGCCCGGAGCTCGGTCGCGAGGAGGTCGCCCGGTACAGCCGTCACCTGATCATCCCGAACGTCGGGGTCACCGGTCAGCGGCGGTTGAAGAACGCGCGGGTGCTGTGCATCGGCGCCGGCGGACTCGGTTCGCCCGCGCTGCTGTATCTGGCGGCGGCGGGCGTCGGCACGATCGGCATCGTCGAGTTCGACGACGTGGAGACGTCGAACCTGCAGCGGCAGGTGATCCACGGCCGCTCCGACGTCGGACGGCCCAAGGGGGAGAGCGCCCGCGACAGCATCTTGGCAATCAACGACGGTGTCACCGTGCGTCTGTACGAGACGAGGCTGGAGTCGAGCAACGCCGTGCAGTTGTTCGAGCAGTACGACCTGATCCTCGACGGCACCGACAACTTCGCGACCCGCTATCTCGTCAACGACGCCGCTGTCCTCGCCGGCAGGCCGTACGTGTGGGGCTCGATCTTCCGGTTCGAAGGTCAGGTGTCGGTGTTCTGGGAGGACGCTCCCGACGGGCGCGGCCTGAACTACCGCGACCTCTACCCCGAGGCGCCGCCGCCGGGCATGGTTCCCTCGTGCGCCGAGGGCGGTGTGCTCGGTGTCCTGCCCGGCACGATCGGCACCGTCATGGCCACCGAGGCGATCAAGCTCATCACGGGGATCGGTGAGCCCTTGCTCGGCCGGCTCATGATCTACGACGCGCTCGCGATGTCGTTCCGCACGGTGACCCTGCGCCGCGATCCGGGACGGGTGCCGGTCACCGAACTCGTCGACTACGAGGCCTTCTGCGGGATCGTTCCCGACGCCGCTGCGTCGGCGCGATCGGCCGTCACCCCCACCGAACTGCGCCGCATGCTCGACGAGGGCCGCGACCTCGCGCTGATCGACGTGCGCGAACCCGTCGAGTGGGAGATCGTCCGTATCGACGGTGCACGGCTCGTGCCGAAGGACCGCATCCTCTCCGGCGAGGCCCTCGCCGACCTGCCGCAGAACACCCCGATCGTGCTGTACTGCAAGACCGGTATCCGCTCGGCCGAAGCGCTCGAAGTCCTTGCGCGAGCGGGTTTCTCGGATGCGACGCATCTGCACGGTGGCGTGATCGCGTGGGCGCAGCAGGTCGACACCTCGCTGCCGGTCTACTGA
- a CDS encoding TetR/AcrR family transcriptional regulator — protein sequence MTDVTERASGRGNNGKRGARMPRDERRAQLLEAASEVFVTRGYHSAGMDEIAECAGVSKPVLYQHFPGKLELYCAVLQNYVDTLINGVRQALRSTTDNRQRVRAAVQAFFDFVDNDSQGFRLVFESDLMGEPQVSRRVEQATEACVDAVFDLVSHDSGLDPYRARILAVGLVGTSQFTARYWLDAARPIPKEDAVDTTVALAWGGLKHVPLQPELRRR from the coding sequence ATGACCGACGTCACCGAACGAGCATCCGGCCGGGGTAACAACGGCAAACGGGGCGCCCGGATGCCGCGTGACGAACGTCGTGCACAGCTGCTCGAGGCTGCCAGTGAGGTCTTCGTCACACGCGGTTACCACTCGGCCGGCATGGACGAGATCGCCGAATGCGCCGGAGTGAGCAAGCCGGTGCTGTACCAGCACTTCCCCGGCAAGCTCGAGCTCTACTGCGCCGTGCTGCAGAACTATGTGGACACCCTCATCAACGGCGTCCGCCAGGCCCTGCGGTCCACGACCGACAATCGTCAGCGTGTGCGTGCCGCGGTGCAGGCCTTCTTCGATTTCGTCGACAACGACAGCCAGGGATTCCGTCTCGTCTTCGAATCGGACCTCATGGGCGAGCCGCAGGTGTCGCGGCGGGTCGAGCAGGCCACCGAGGCGTGCGTCGACGCCGTCTTCGACCTCGTGAGCCACGATTCGGGCCTCGATCCGTACCGGGCCCGCATCCTCGCGGTCGGCCTGGTGGGAACGAGCCAGTTCACGGCTCGTTACTGGCTCGACGCCGCGCGTCCGATCCCCAAGGAGGACGCCGTGGACACCACGGTCGCGCTGGCCTGGGGCGGTCTGAAGCACGTGCCGCTGCAGCCGGAACTCCGTCGTCGCTGA
- a CDS encoding Rv3212 family protein, whose amino-acid sequence MLAPERRTRTDLLVAAALVVTALVAASVVWLNSDARGTTSTTWDGPVPTPAAAQALPRTLAELWRAPSTATTAPVVSGGTIATADSGAVVGRDPQSGEERWRYDRDRALCAVTEAWGDVVSAYRGPRGCGQVTALDSGSGARGAQRSSDADDPIRLVDAGSHLIAFGESRLEMWRSDLVRTVEYGRVDAPVNPNAQPRSGCELRSADSGAEVLAVLEQCANEPTNRLTLLDPTPDDSTKPEEFASSVLPEAGGDSRIVAVVGDRTAVYLAPDDNDGPRIEVFDSEGVLVDTHTLPRPAGESDDPALERGGVLVWWTGRDTVALSTTDFAPQWTVEDTLGNGDIMAGSLLLPVEDALVGVDSRTGEPGPRIDVERGAVSTVNVAVAGDVVVEQRDDELVVLG is encoded by the coding sequence GTGCTCGCGCCCGAGCGCCGCACCCGCACCGACCTTCTCGTCGCAGCCGCACTCGTCGTCACCGCTCTGGTGGCGGCGAGTGTCGTCTGGCTGAACTCGGATGCGCGGGGCACCACGTCGACCACCTGGGACGGACCCGTCCCCACTCCTGCTGCCGCGCAGGCGCTTCCGCGCACTCTCGCCGAACTGTGGCGTGCTCCGAGTACGGCGACGACCGCGCCGGTGGTGTCCGGGGGCACGATCGCCACGGCCGACAGTGGTGCGGTGGTCGGCCGCGACCCGCAGTCGGGCGAGGAACGCTGGCGGTACGACCGCGACCGGGCGTTGTGCGCGGTCACCGAGGCCTGGGGCGACGTGGTCTCGGCCTACCGCGGCCCACGCGGATGCGGTCAGGTCACCGCGCTCGACTCCGGCAGTGGCGCTCGCGGCGCGCAACGGTCGAGCGACGCCGACGATCCGATCCGGCTCGTCGACGCCGGTTCGCACCTGATCGCCTTCGGCGAGTCGCGTCTCGAGATGTGGCGCTCCGATCTGGTGCGCACGGTCGAGTACGGGCGCGTCGACGCACCGGTGAACCCGAACGCCCAGCCCCGATCGGGTTGCGAACTGCGCTCGGCAGATTCGGGCGCCGAAGTGCTGGCCGTGCTCGAGCAGTGCGCAAACGAGCCGACCAATCGGCTCACCCTTCTCGATCCCACCCCCGACGACAGCACCAAGCCCGAGGAGTTCGCCTCGTCGGTGCTGCCGGAAGCGGGCGGGGACTCCCGCATCGTCGCGGTGGTCGGCGACCGCACGGCGGTCTACCTGGCCCCGGACGACAACGACGGGCCACGTATCGAGGTCTTCGACAGCGAGGGCGTCCTCGTCGACACGCACACCCTGCCGCGTCCTGCCGGCGAATCGGACGACCCCGCCCTCGAGCGCGGCGGCGTGCTGGTGTGGTGGACGGGCCGCGACACCGTCGCACTGTCCACCACCGATTTCGCTCCGCAGTGGACCGTCGAGGACACCCTCGGCAACGGCGACATCATGGCCGGTTCGCTGCTCCTTCCCGTCGAGGACGCCCTCGTGGGAGTCGACTCACGGACCGGCGAACCCGGCCCGCGCATCGACGTCGAGCGCGGAGCGGTCTCCACGGTGAACGTCGCCGTCGCCGGGGACGTCGTGGTCGAGCAACGCGACGACGAACTCGTGGTGTTGGGCTGA
- a CDS encoding WhiB family transcriptional regulator: MDWRHKAICRDEDPELFFPVGNSGPALAQIADAKLVCNRCPVTAECLSWALESGQDAGVWGGMSEDERRALKRRNARTRARTAV; the protein is encoded by the coding sequence ATGGACTGGCGCCACAAGGCCATCTGCCGCGACGAGGATCCGGAACTGTTCTTCCCCGTGGGGAACAGCGGCCCGGCTCTCGCGCAGATCGCGGATGCCAAGCTCGTGTGCAACCGTTGCCCCGTCACCGCCGAATGCCTTTCCTGGGCGCTCGAGTCCGGCCAGGATGCCGGCGTCTGGGGCGGTATGAGCGAGGACGAGCGCCGCGCTCTCAAGCGTCGCAACGCCCGCACCCGCGCTCGCACGGCGGTCTGA
- a CDS encoding DUF3152 domain-containing protein, producing the protein MIERGGVRESRGPQGSSQTDPSPTSSGSSRSRGTERSEPGRRSHQPLRAVWDPVGRPDRPPRRPRPERDVRKQTRVGRFVATYGWRAYAVPILAVVTLVVLWDAARGGGAEEPADPVVASEVTEIIVEAPQPDGAFPESLESGALPDGGPFTEVGARQWRVVPGTTGQVGAGQNRVFTYTVELEEGIDTTGYGGDAAFATMVDRTLADPRSWIGDQAVAFRRIDTGEPDFRISLTSQMTIREGCGYDIPLEGSCFNPSMERVLLNEARWVRGAVAFQGDIGSYRQYVVNHEVGHAIGLAQHDACTTDGGLAPIMMQQTFGTANDDIARLDPDGAVPADGLRCRFNPWPYPRA; encoded by the coding sequence GTGATCGAGCGTGGAGGAGTGCGCGAGAGCAGGGGGCCGCAGGGCTCCTCGCAGACAGATCCTTCCCCGACGTCGTCCGGTTCGTCCCGGTCGCGAGGAACGGAACGATCCGAGCCGGGTCGCCGGTCGCACCAGCCTCTACGTGCCGTGTGGGACCCGGTGGGACGGCCGGACCGGCCGCCTCGCCGACCGCGACCCGAACGCGACGTCCGCAAGCAGACCCGCGTGGGCAGATTCGTCGCCACCTACGGCTGGCGCGCCTATGCCGTCCCGATCCTCGCCGTCGTGACCCTGGTCGTGCTGTGGGACGCCGCGCGTGGGGGAGGAGCGGAGGAGCCCGCCGATCCGGTCGTCGCGAGCGAGGTCACCGAGATCATCGTCGAGGCCCCGCAGCCCGATGGGGCCTTCCCCGAGTCGCTCGAGTCCGGTGCCCTGCCGGACGGCGGGCCGTTCACGGAAGTCGGTGCGCGGCAGTGGCGGGTCGTGCCCGGCACCACCGGGCAGGTCGGTGCGGGGCAGAACCGCGTGTTCACCTACACGGTGGAACTCGAGGAGGGCATCGACACCACCGGTTACGGCGGCGACGCGGCCTTCGCGACGATGGTGGACCGCACCCTCGCCGATCCGCGGAGCTGGATCGGCGACCAGGCGGTCGCCTTCCGCCGCATCGACACCGGCGAGCCGGACTTCCGGATCTCCCTCACCTCGCAGATGACCATCCGCGAAGGATGCGGCTACGACATCCCGCTCGAGGGATCGTGCTTCAACCCCTCGATGGAGCGGGTGCTCCTCAACGAAGCGCGGTGGGTGCGCGGGGCCGTCGCCTTCCAGGGTGACATCGGGTCGTATCGCCAGTACGTCGTCAACCACGAGGTCGGCCACGCCATCGGCCTGGCGCAACACGACGCCTGCACCACCGACGGCGGTCTCGCGCCGATCATGATGCAGCAGACCTTCGGCACCGCCAACGACGACATCGCGCGCCTGGACCCGGACGGCGCGGTCCCCGCCGACGGGCTGCGCTGCCGGTTCAACCCCTGGCCGTACCCGCGGGCGTAG
- a CDS encoding DEAD/DEAH box helicase, protein MRAETRKAGPLSKITIDHEDDASETTVSAQLDSTHVPPTFGELGVRDEIVRALAEVGIERTFAIQELTLPLALAGDDLIGQARTGMGKTFGFGVPLLHRIATEGSGTTTLDGTPRALVIVPTRELCIQVTNDLVNASKYLPGSRKSGLEVLSIYGGRPYEQQIDELKKGVDVVVGTPGRLLDLANQGHLILGKIGVLVMDEADEMLDLGFLPDIERILTMVPDRRQTMLFSATMPGPIITLARTFLNRPTHIRAEEAESSAVHERTQQFVYRAHALDKAELVARVLQAEGRGATMIFTRTKRTAQKVADDLVERGFACGAVHGDLGQIAREKALDKFRSGKIDVLVATDVAARGIDIDDVTHVINYQCPEDEKTYVHRIGRTGRAGRTGIAITLVDWDDVPRWQLIDKALDLGIPDPIETYSSSPHLFEELSIPSDATGRVRKAAPAASDNGEKRERVEREGGSRPKRNRVRRRTVRGKSADGSATDAAATGSDDSAKAENESAAAETGEDTGASAPARRRRRRRRTRSGEGPAGRAEQQDTSNVEAVSTSSAR, encoded by the coding sequence GTGCGTGCCGAGACCAGGAAGGCCGGACCCCTGAGCAAGATCACCATCGACCACGAAGACGACGCGAGCGAAACGACCGTCTCCGCACAACTCGATTCCACCCACGTACCCCCCACCTTCGGCGAACTCGGCGTCCGCGACGAGATCGTCCGCGCCCTCGCCGAGGTCGGCATCGAACGCACCTTCGCGATCCAGGAACTCACCCTGCCGCTCGCCCTCGCCGGCGACGACCTCATCGGTCAGGCCCGTACGGGTATGGGCAAGACCTTCGGCTTCGGCGTTCCGCTCCTGCACCGCATCGCCACCGAGGGTTCCGGTACGACCACGCTCGACGGCACTCCCCGTGCGCTCGTGATCGTCCCGACCCGCGAACTGTGCATCCAGGTCACCAACGACCTCGTGAACGCCTCCAAGTACCTGCCCGGCAGCCGCAAGTCGGGCCTCGAGGTCCTGTCGATCTACGGTGGCCGCCCCTACGAGCAGCAGATCGACGAACTGAAGAAGGGTGTCGACGTCGTCGTCGGTACTCCCGGTCGTCTGCTCGACCTCGCCAACCAGGGTCATCTGATCCTCGGCAAGATCGGCGTGCTCGTCATGGACGAGGCCGACGAGATGCTCGACCTCGGCTTCCTGCCCGACATCGAGCGCATCCTCACGATGGTCCCCGACCGTCGTCAGACGATGCTCTTCTCGGCCACGATGCCCGGCCCGATCATCACTCTCGCCCGCACGTTCCTGAATCGCCCGACGCACATCCGCGCCGAGGAAGCCGAATCATCGGCCGTGCACGAGCGCACCCAGCAGTTCGTCTACCGGGCGCACGCGCTCGACAAGGCCGAGCTCGTCGCCCGCGTGCTGCAGGCCGAGGGACGTGGCGCCACCATGATCTTCACCCGCACCAAGCGCACGGCGCAGAAGGTGGCCGACGACCTCGTCGAGCGCGGTTTCGCGTGCGGCGCGGTGCACGGCGACCTCGGTCAGATCGCACGCGAGAAGGCACTCGACAAGTTCCGCAGCGGCAAGATCGACGTCCTCGTCGCGACGGACGTCGCCGCCCGCGGCATCGACATCGACGACGTCACCCACGTCATCAACTATCAGTGCCCCGAGGACGAGAAGACCTACGTCCACCGCATCGGCCGTACCGGTCGCGCCGGACGCACCGGTATCGCGATCACCCTCGTCGACTGGGACGACGTGCCGCGCTGGCAGCTCATCGACAAGGCTCTCGATCTCGGTATCCCGGATCCGATCGAGACCTACTCGAGCTCCCCGCACCTGTTCGAGGAGCTGAGCATCCCGTCCGACGCCACCGGACGCGTCCGCAAGGCCGCTCCCGCCGCCTCCGACAACGGTGAGAAGCGCGAGCGCGTCGAGCGCGAGGGCGGATCCCGACCGAAGCGCAACCGGGTCCGCCGCCGCACCGTCCGCGGAAAGTCGGCCGACGGCTCCGCGACGGATGCCGCCGCAACCGGTTCCGACGACTCGGCGAAGGCCGAGAACGAGTCTGCCGCAGCGGAGACGGGTGAGGACACCGGGGCTTCCGCTCCGGCACGTCGTCGCCGTCGTCGCCGTCGCACCCGCTCGGGCGAGGGCCCCGCCGGTCGCGCAGAGCAGCAGGACACGTCGAACGTGGAAGCGGTCTCGACGTCGTCTGCCCGATAA
- a CDS encoding ferritin-like fold-containing protein, translating to MGADTPQSTSESGATPGGPAVPADHPGVAELFAVLAYGEISAFYRLAEDARFSPSLRGRVALASMAAAEMSHFETLRTALTDRGVEIYAAMEPYRKALDAYHASTAPSTWLEVLVKAYVGDGIAADFYCEIADMLAPEVSTVVREVLAETGHSEFVVQEVREVVERSPLQKDRLMLWGRRLLGEAITQAQYVLAQNEELAELVILASGDLTNIAALFDRMQVEHAERMSVLGLH from the coding sequence ATGGGAGCCGATACGCCGCAGTCCACCTCCGAGTCCGGCGCGACGCCGGGCGGACCCGCAGTCCCCGCCGATCACCCCGGTGTCGCAGAGCTCTTCGCAGTGCTCGCGTACGGCGAGATCTCGGCGTTCTACCGTCTCGCCGAGGACGCCCGGTTCTCCCCGTCCCTGCGCGGGCGGGTCGCGCTCGCAAGCATGGCAGCTGCGGAGATGAGCCATTTCGAGACGCTCCGAACCGCGCTCACCGATCGCGGCGTCGAGATCTACGCGGCGATGGAGCCCTATCGCAAGGCGCTCGACGCCTACCACGCCTCGACCGCTCCCTCGACCTGGCTCGAGGTCCTCGTCAAGGCCTACGTGGGTGACGGGATCGCCGCAGATTTCTACTGTGAGATCGCCGACATGCTCGCTCCCGAGGTCTCCACGGTGGTCCGGGAGGTCCTCGCCGAGACCGGCCACTCGGAGTTCGTGGTGCAGGAGGTCCGCGAGGTCGTCGAGCGCAGCCCGCTGCAGAAGGACCGCCTGATGCTGTGGGGACGCCGGCTGCTCGGCGAGGCCATCACCCAGGCGCAGTACGTCCTCGCGCAGAACGAGGAACTCGCCGAGCTGGTGATTCTCGCGTCCGGCGACCTGACGAACATCGCCGCACTGTTCGATCGCATGCAGGTCGAGCACGCCGAGCGGATGTCGGTGCTCGGACTGCATTAG
- a CDS encoding GNAT family N-acetyltransferase, with protein sequence MIRRATPEDVPAITGLIYDLAEYEKARHECTVVPEQIHEALFGPQPSVYAHVAEESGEDGAAGQVVGVALWFRNFSTWDGVHGIYLEDLFVRPEHRGKGHGRALLAALAHECVERGYTRLSWSVLDWNEPSIGFYRSLGAVAQDEWTTFRLSGPALQALGS encoded by the coding sequence GTGATCCGCAGAGCCACACCCGAGGACGTCCCCGCGATCACCGGGCTGATCTACGACCTCGCCGAATACGAGAAGGCCCGGCACGAGTGCACCGTGGTGCCCGAGCAGATCCACGAGGCTCTGTTCGGGCCGCAACCCTCGGTGTACGCGCACGTCGCCGAGGAATCCGGTGAGGACGGAGCCGCAGGTCAGGTCGTCGGGGTGGCGCTGTGGTTCCGGAACTTCTCCACCTGGGACGGCGTGCACGGCATCTACCTCGAGGATCTGTTCGTCCGTCCCGAACACCGCGGCAAGGGACACGGACGCGCACTGCTCGCGGCGCTCGCCCACGAATGCGTGGAGCGCGGTTACACCCGCCTGAGTTGGTCGGTGCTGGACTGGAACGAGCCGTCCATCGGTTTCTACCGCTCGCTCGGCGCCGTCGCGCAGGACGAGTGGACGACGTTCAGGCTCAGCGGCCCCGCGCTGCAGGCTCTCGGCAGCTGA
- a CDS encoding DUF3107 domain-containing protein: MEVKIGVADSPREVVVVSDQTPDEVEKLVRAALNGADDGVLALVDEKGRKVLVQAAKISYVDIGPATLGKVGFAAN; the protein is encoded by the coding sequence GTGGAGGTCAAGATCGGCGTCGCGGACAGCCCGCGCGAAGTTGTCGTCGTCAGCGACCAGACGCCCGACGAGGTGGAGAAGCTCGTCCGGGCCGCGTTGAACGGCGCCGACGACGGGGTGCTCGCACTTGTCGACGAGAAGGGCCGCAAGGTTCTCGTGCAGGCCGCCAAGATCAGCTACGTGGACATCGGTCCTGCCACGCTGGGCAAGGTCGGCTTCGCCGCCAACTGA